One Methylocapsa sp. D3K7 DNA window includes the following coding sequences:
- a CDS encoding glutamine amidotransferase, translated as MKTAAVIRHVPFEDLGTIAEPLMRAGYDYTYSDIGHALPSRDPADTDLLIVLGGPIGVYEDDKYPFLRDEIAILSTRLNEGKPTLGICLGAQLIACALGAKVYPSGVKEIGWGPVDLTKAAAATPLRHLANTAVLHWHGDTFDLPPGAMHLASTPACRNQAFCIGPNILGLQFHPEVNPSAGIEAWLVGHAAELTGAGIDPRALRSGGTAGSSLPAKARDLFAEWLTGLQP; from the coding sequence ATGAAAACGGCGGCCGTCATCCGGCATGTTCCTTTCGAAGATCTCGGCACCATTGCGGAGCCGCTCATGCGAGCGGGGTATGACTACACATATTCCGACATTGGCCACGCACTGCCTTCGCGCGATCCGGCCGACACAGACCTTCTGATCGTGCTCGGCGGCCCGATTGGCGTTTATGAAGATGACAAATATCCGTTTTTACGCGACGAAATCGCCATTCTCAGTACCCGCCTCAACGAAGGGAAACCAACACTCGGCATCTGCTTAGGCGCCCAACTCATCGCATGCGCACTCGGGGCAAAGGTTTATCCCTCTGGGGTCAAGGAGATCGGCTGGGGGCCTGTCGATCTGACAAAAGCGGCTGCGGCCACCCCGCTCCGGCATTTGGCCAATACAGCGGTGTTGCATTGGCATGGAGACACATTCGATCTGCCGCCGGGTGCTATGCATCTCGCCTCGACTCCCGCATGCCGCAATCAAGCCTTTTGCATCGGTCCCAACATTCTCGGGCTGCAGTTTCACCCAGAAGTGAACCCAAGCGCCGGGATCGAAGCATGGCTCGTTGGCCACGCAGCGGAACTTACGGGCGCCGGAATCGATCCGCGCGCCTTGCGAAGCGGTGGCACCGCCGGAAGCTCATTGCCTGCCAAAGCGCGTGACTTGTTTGCCGAATGGCTGACTGGATTGCAGCCATGA
- the pdxY gene encoding pyridoxal kinase, translating into MTVISIQSQVVHGHVGNSAAVFPLQARGIEVAAVPTVLLSNHPLYPTMRGRVLNAELVRDLLIGVEERGLVDTCKVLITGYLGSPEIAAVVIDFVRRAKARNPKLLYLCDPVMGDVGPGFYVNEDLRALFCDALVPLADIITPNQFELEHLVGRAPATVEEMLAMARGLSLSTVVVTGVHFQNASADDVETLAIEPRDSWTVSTPRLSCRPSGTGDLFTALFAAGLIEGLSTPIALGRAVSGVYAVIEETGRRGSYEMALIAAAERLLPTEPRFSASVIPPRANPRLNPATESAPR; encoded by the coding sequence ATGACGGTCATTTCAATTCAATCCCAAGTGGTGCATGGCCATGTCGGCAATAGCGCGGCGGTCTTCCCGCTGCAGGCCCGCGGCATCGAAGTCGCGGCGGTCCCGACAGTTCTTTTGAGCAATCATCCGCTTTATCCGACAATGCGCGGGCGCGTGCTCAATGCCGAATTGGTGCGCGATCTCCTAATTGGCGTGGAAGAGCGCGGTCTCGTTGACACCTGCAAAGTCTTGATCACCGGCTATTTGGGCTCTCCCGAGATCGCCGCCGTCGTGATCGATTTCGTTCGCCGGGCAAAAGCCCGCAACCCAAAACTTCTCTATCTTTGCGACCCAGTGATGGGCGATGTTGGCCCCGGTTTCTATGTGAACGAAGATTTGCGCGCCCTTTTTTGCGACGCACTTGTCCCCTTGGCCGACATCATCACGCCCAACCAGTTCGAATTGGAACATCTCGTTGGACGGGCTCCTGCGACAGTCGAGGAGATGCTGGCGATGGCGAGGGGACTGTCGTTATCAACGGTTGTGGTGACCGGCGTCCATTTTCAAAACGCGTCAGCGGATGATGTCGAGACCCTGGCGATAGAGCCGCGCGACTCCTGGACAGTCTCGACGCCAAGGCTTTCCTGCCGCCCATCGGGAACCGGCGATCTGTTCACGGCGCTTTTTGCCGCTGGGCTGATAGAAGGCTTGTCAACGCCAATTGCACTTGGACGCGCCGTTTCCGGCGTTTACGCCGTGATCGAGGAAACCGGACGCCGGGGCTCCTATGAGATGGCGCTTATCGCCGCAGCGGAACGCCTCTTGCCCACCGAACCGCGCTTTTCGGCATCCGTCATTCCGCCGCGCGCCAACCCAAGGCTGAACCCGGCGACGGAGTCCGCCCCCCGTTGA
- a CDS encoding aspartate-semialdehyde dehydrogenase has product MGFKVAVVGATGNVGREMLDILAERRFPADEVVALASARSIGTEVSFGDKILKCKALENFDFGGTDICLMSAGGTVSKEWSPKIAAQGCVVIDNSSAWRYDSNVPLIVPEVNADAIIGFSQRNIIANPNCSTAQLVVALKPLHDKAKILRVVVATYQSVSGAGKEAMDELFAQTRAVFVSDPVTTKKFSKRIAFNVIPEIDVFMEDGYTKEEWKMMAETKKILDPKIKLTATCVRVPVFIGHAEAVNIEFEHPISAKEAQDILREAPGCLVIDKREPGGSITPHEAAGEDATYISRIREDATVENGLSLWCVADNLRKGAALNAVQIAEVLINRKLIAPKQKAA; this is encoded by the coding sequence ATGGGTTTCAAAGTTGCCGTTGTTGGCGCGACGGGAAACGTCGGGCGGGAAATGCTCGATATTCTCGCCGAGCGCCGGTTTCCCGCCGATGAGGTCGTGGCGCTTGCCTCGGCGCGTTCGATCGGCACGGAAGTGTCCTTCGGCGACAAAATCTTAAAATGCAAAGCGCTCGAAAATTTCGATTTCGGTGGGACCGACATCTGCCTGATGTCGGCGGGCGGCACCGTCTCGAAGGAATGGTCGCCGAAAATCGCGGCGCAGGGATGTGTTGTTATCGATAATTCGTCCGCCTGGCGCTATGATTCCAACGTGCCCTTGATCGTGCCCGAAGTGAACGCCGACGCGATCATTGGCTTTTCCCAGCGCAACATCATCGCCAATCCGAATTGCTCGACGGCGCAGCTCGTGGTGGCCTTGAAGCCGCTGCATGACAAGGCCAAGATCCTCCGGGTCGTTGTCGCGACCTATCAATCTGTGTCGGGCGCCGGCAAGGAGGCCATGGACGAGCTGTTCGCCCAGACTCGCGCGGTGTTCGTGTCCGACCCGGTGACGACCAAGAAATTTTCCAAACGCATCGCCTTCAACGTGATTCCCGAGATCGACGTCTTCATGGAGGACGGCTACACCAAGGAAGAATGGAAGATGATGGCGGAGACGAAGAAGATTCTCGACCCCAAGATCAAGCTCACCGCCACATGCGTGCGCGTGCCCGTCTTCATCGGCCATGCCGAAGCGGTCAATATTGAGTTCGAGCATCCGATCAGCGCCAAGGAAGCGCAGGATATTTTGCGCGAGGCGCCGGGCTGTCTCGTTATCGACAAGCGCGAACCGGGCGGCTCGATCACGCCGCATGAGGCGGCGGGCGAGGACGCGACCTATATTTCCCGTATTCGCGAGGATGCAACAGTCGAGAACGGTCTCTCGCTGTGGTGCGTCGCCGACAATCTCCGCAAGGGCGCGGCGCTCAACGCGGTGCAGATCGCCGAAGTGCTCATCAACCGCAAATTGATCGCGCCGAAGCAAAAAGCCGCGTAA
- the folK gene encoding 2-amino-4-hydroxy-6-hydroxymethyldihydropteridine diphosphokinase produces MPSRAVELAGTGPLTGIGLGLGSNIGDKSANIARALELLETRGIVKLTAVSSIYRTKPWGYVEQDFFANACALGQTRLPPLELLAAVNAIENDMGRQKTVRWGPRLIDIDILFHGDESFEHAQLNLPHKDLFERAFVLVPLAEIAPGLVISGRFIADAATRFADEPLEKWKVSG; encoded by the coding sequence ATGCCATCACGCGCTGTTGAACTCGCCGGGACAGGACCGCTGACCGGGATAGGTCTTGGTCTTGGCAGCAATATCGGCGACAAATCGGCCAATATCGCGCGCGCGCTGGAACTGCTCGAGACGCGCGGCATCGTCAAACTGACCGCCGTTTCTTCGATCTACCGCACAAAGCCTTGGGGTTATGTCGAGCAGGATTTTTTCGCCAACGCCTGCGCGTTGGGGCAAACACGCCTGCCGCCGCTTGAGCTGCTCGCGGCGGTCAATGCTATCGAGAACGATATGGGACGGCAAAAGACGGTGCGCTGGGGCCCTCGCCTGATCGATATAGACATTCTTTTCCACGGCGATGAGTCTTTCGAACACGCCCAATTGAACTTGCCGCATAAGGATCTGTTCGAGCGCGCTTTTGTTCTGGTGCCCTTGGCCGAGATTGCGCCTGGCTTGGTGATTTCCGGCCGTTTCATCGCGGACGCCGCCACGCGCTTCGCGGACGAGCCGCTCGAAAAGTGGAAAGTTAGCGGGTGA
- the folP gene encoding dihydropteroate synthase has protein sequence MVDETPAAISLIDRPAMLDRRDRFLGLLGTRSIIMGILNITPDSFSDGGKFFSLDAAKRQAQKLADDGAGIIDVGAESTRPGHTPVAADEELARLEPILGKLTSAINIPFSIDTSKAKVARRAVELGASVINDVWGLQRDPGMADAVAETGAAAVIMHNRDGTDPDLDIVADMRRFFDASLRLACDAGIPSVRLILDPGIGFGKSRAQNFTVLANLAALKDYGLPILIGVSRKSLLAENSPTPADTSVVRTLAANLAARANGASIFRVHDVAEHVAAFKVFDAITRC, from the coding sequence ATGGTTGACGAAACCCCGGCCGCCATCTCGTTGATCGATCGCCCCGCCATGCTTGACCGCCGCGACCGGTTTCTCGGGCTCTTGGGCACACGGTCCATCATCATGGGCATACTGAATATCACGCCGGATTCCTTCTCCGACGGCGGCAAATTCTTCAGCTTGGATGCCGCCAAGCGGCAGGCGCAAAAACTCGCCGATGATGGCGCCGGCATTATCGATGTGGGCGCGGAATCGACCCGCCCGGGCCATACACCCGTCGCAGCAGACGAGGAACTGGCGCGCCTCGAACCCATTCTTGGAAAATTGACCAGCGCGATCAATATTCCGTTTTCGATCGATACGTCGAAGGCGAAGGTCGCACGCCGCGCGGTGGAACTTGGCGCCAGTGTCATCAATGATGTTTGGGGATTGCAACGCGATCCCGGTATGGCCGATGCTGTTGCTGAAACCGGTGCGGCGGCGGTCATCATGCACAATCGCGACGGCACCGATCCAGACCTCGATATTGTCGCCGACATGCGACGCTTCTTCGATGCCTCATTGCGCCTTGCCTGCGATGCGGGCATTCCCTCCGTCCGTCTCATTCTTGATCCCGGCATTGGCTTTGGCAAAAGCCGGGCGCAAAATTTCACCGTCCTCGCAAATTTGGCCGCGCTCAAGGACTACGGCCTGCCGATCCTGATCGGCGTCTCGCGCAAATCCTTACTTGCTGAAAATAGCCCGACGCCCGCTGACACCAGTGTTGTTCGCACGCTTGCCGCCAATCTCGCCGCTCGCGCGAATGGCGCGTCGATTTTCCGGGTCCATGATGTGGCCGAGCACGTTGCCGCCTTCAAGGTGTTCGATGCCATCACGCGCTGTTGA
- a CDS encoding formylmethanofuran dehydrogenase subunit C, translating into MKPLVLTLKQEPGQRLDLAPLVPHLLEGKSAKDIAEIELQTTREKVVAGDIFKIRSGGGVETIHFEGGSLRFDNVGQGLKSGEIFIEGDCGKCAGRGMSGGNLVVNGDSGPFAGSAMSGGRLEIGGDTGGFLAGPLEGEMEGATGGLLIVRGNAGERAGDRLRRGTILIEGSAGDFPGSRMIAGTLIILKECGKLPGYLMRRGTIVLANPPELAPTFVDCGTHQLAFASVFAGLLRPESRAAARLLSRPLARFAGDMAALGKGEIFFPA; encoded by the coding sequence GTGAAGCCGCTTGTCCTCACCCTCAAGCAGGAGCCCGGCCAACGGCTCGATCTTGCGCCTCTCGTCCCGCATTTGCTGGAAGGCAAATCCGCCAAGGACATCGCCGAAATCGAGTTGCAGACCACTCGCGAAAAAGTGGTAGCAGGCGATATTTTCAAAATCCGCTCCGGCGGTGGCGTTGAGACGATTCATTTCGAAGGCGGCTCATTGCGCTTCGACAACGTCGGGCAAGGCCTGAAAAGCGGCGAAATTTTCATCGAAGGCGATTGCGGCAAATGTGCTGGCCGGGGCATGAGCGGCGGCAATCTCGTGGTCAATGGTGATAGCGGCCCCTTCGCGGGTTCCGCCATGTCTGGCGGAAGGCTCGAAATCGGGGGCGATACCGGAGGCTTTCTTGCGGGACCGCTCGAAGGCGAGATGGAGGGCGCGACGGGCGGCCTGTTGATCGTCCGGGGAAATGCCGGGGAACGGGCGGGCGACCGCCTGCGCCGCGGCACCATTCTGATCGAAGGGTCGGCCGGAGATTTTCCGGGCAGCCGGATGATCGCCGGAACGCTGATCATTCTTAAGGAGTGCGGCAAACTGCCAGGTTACCTCATGCGGCGGGGCACGATCGTGCTTGCAAATCCGCCGGAACTGGCGCCGACCTTTGTCGATTGCGGCACCCATCAATTGGCCTTCGCCAGCGTTTTCGCTGGACTTCTGCGCCCCGAAAGCCGTGCCGCCGCGCGGCTGCTGTCGCGCCCGCTCGCGCGGTTCGCCGGAGACATGGCGGCGCTAGGTAAAGGCGAGATTTTCTTCCCTGCGTAG
- the fhcD gene encoding formylmethanofuran--tetrahydromethanopterin N-formyltransferase, with product MRPMKRNGVRIDDSFAEAFPMRGTAILITAPNRHWAVQAATTMTGFATSVIGCGAEAGIDCERPGKSTPDGRPGVRVLMFAMSSDTLQTQLVNRAGQCVLTSPGSACFADLESPDRLPIGDQLRYFGDGWQVSKKFLDRHFWRVPVMDGEFLCEATTGLTKKAVGGGNLLIMGASFETTMRAAELAVAAMNDVEDVILPFPGGIVRSGSKVGSKYKAMMASTNDAYCPTLRGAVKTNLEEDIGCVLEIVIDGLTEDAVAEAMRAGLAAIVKLGPEHGAVRVGAGNYGGKLGPFHFHLKDLLP from the coding sequence ATGCGCCCGATGAAACGAAACGGCGTCCGCATCGATGATAGTTTCGCCGAAGCTTTCCCGATGCGCGGAACGGCGATCCTTATTACCGCGCCCAATCGCCACTGGGCGGTGCAGGCTGCCACCACCATGACTGGTTTTGCGACCTCCGTCATTGGCTGCGGTGCCGAAGCGGGAATCGATTGTGAGCGGCCTGGAAAAAGCACCCCGGATGGTCGCCCCGGTGTGCGCGTCCTCATGTTTGCGATGTCGAGCGACACTTTGCAGACGCAGCTTGTCAATCGGGCCGGCCAATGTGTCCTGACATCGCCCGGCTCTGCTTGTTTCGCTGATCTGGAAAGTCCAGACAGATTGCCAATTGGTGATCAGCTTCGTTATTTCGGCGATGGCTGGCAGGTTTCAAAAAAATTCCTGGACCGCCACTTTTGGCGGGTGCCGGTCATGGATGGCGAGTTTCTCTGCGAAGCGACGACGGGGCTCACCAAAAAAGCTGTTGGTGGCGGCAATCTCCTCATCATGGGCGCGAGTTTCGAGACCACAATGCGCGCCGCCGAACTCGCGGTCGCGGCGATGAATGACGTCGAGGATGTCATTCTGCCTTTCCCCGGCGGTATCGTGCGATCTGGCTCCAAGGTCGGCTCCAAATATAAAGCCATGATGGCTTCGACCAATGACGCCTATTGCCCGACCCTGCGCGGGGCTGTGAAGACAAATCTTGAGGAAGATATTGGCTGCGTTCTCGAAATCGTCATCGATGGCTTGACGGAAGACGCTGTCGCCGAGGCGATGCGGGCCGGTCTTGCGGCGATCGTCAAGCTCGGGCCAGAACATGGCGCGGTGCGCGTCGGGGCGGGCAATTATGGTGGCAAGCTCGGCCCCTTCCACTTTCATTTGAAGGATCTGTTGCCGTGA
- a CDS encoding formylmethanofuran dehydrogenase subunit A codes for MLILLKGGRIVDPVNERDEIGDLWIENDRIIAAPQGKLPDEVHDVSGKIVMAGAIDIHSHIAGGNVNSARLLLPEKHQNFLANPVAMPFSTAKWSTFETGTIYASMGFTTVIEPAIVPHQALQAHLELSDIPIIDKGTLTVLGNDDFLLSLLRDGEGPAAVADYVASAVAASNGLGVKCINAGGSAAFKYNARTFSLDDVVPFYGLTSRQIVEALQKAVLDLNIPHPLHLHANNLGIPGNVATALATIEAARGDRLHFAHLQFYAYGSEGSHGFSSAAAELAAAVNAAPNVTIDVGQVMFRQTVTISADVLRQFNGSQMANPKKSIIHDGDGNGGGIVPYLYRENDFANAVQWACGLELFLLIDDPWRVYFTTDHPNGAPFTTYPEVFALIMSRDARAEALSRQPQEAVAMTTLPSIGREYNYNEIAIMTRAAPARLLGLKDRGHLGEGGLADIAVYSPGKDLAKMFRFAHLVFKDGDLVVRNGRVTHYRWGKALKVNPGYDKAIDRRLAVYYDRHFGNSRDLFSVKENLLPHAEGFQEVACAR; via the coding sequence ATGCTGATTCTTCTGAAAGGGGGCCGTATCGTCGATCCGGTGAACGAACGCGACGAAATCGGGGATCTTTGGATCGAAAACGACCGAATTATCGCGGCACCGCAAGGCAAGCTGCCGGATGAAGTGCATGACGTTTCCGGCAAGATTGTCATGGCGGGCGCGATCGACATTCATTCCCATATCGCAGGCGGCAATGTGAATTCGGCCCGCCTGCTGCTGCCGGAAAAACATCAGAACTTCCTCGCCAATCCCGTGGCCATGCCATTCAGCACCGCCAAATGGTCCACATTCGAGACCGGGACTATTTATGCCTCGATGGGCTTTACCACAGTGATCGAGCCGGCCATCGTACCGCATCAGGCGTTGCAAGCGCATCTCGAGCTCTCCGACATACCGATCATCGACAAAGGAACGCTGACCGTCCTCGGCAACGATGACTTCCTGTTGTCCCTGCTGCGCGATGGTGAGGGACCGGCGGCGGTGGCCGATTACGTCGCATCGGCGGTGGCGGCCAGCAACGGCCTTGGCGTCAAATGCATCAACGCGGGCGGATCGGCGGCGTTCAAATACAACGCGCGGACCTTCAGCCTCGACGATGTGGTGCCCTTCTATGGTTTGACGTCGCGGCAAATCGTCGAAGCCCTTCAGAAAGCAGTGCTCGACCTCAATATTCCGCATCCTCTCCACCTCCATGCCAACAATTTGGGCATTCCGGGCAATGTCGCTACGGCTCTTGCGACGATCGAAGCGGCTCGCGGCGACCGGTTGCATTTCGCGCATCTGCAGTTTTATGCGTATGGCAGCGAGGGCAGTCACGGGTTCTCTTCCGCCGCGGCCGAACTCGCAGCGGCCGTCAACGCCGCTCCCAACGTCACCATCGATGTCGGCCAGGTCATGTTCCGGCAAACCGTCACCATTTCGGCCGATGTTCTGCGCCAATTCAACGGCTCGCAAATGGCCAACCCGAAAAAATCGATCATTCATGATGGCGATGGGAATGGCGGCGGCATTGTGCCGTATCTCTATCGCGAGAATGATTTCGCCAACGCCGTTCAATGGGCCTGCGGGTTGGAACTGTTTTTGCTTATCGATGATCCATGGCGGGTCTACTTCACGACCGATCATCCAAACGGCGCCCCTTTCACAACCTATCCCGAGGTTTTCGCTCTGATCATGAGCCGCGACGCACGTGCCGAGGCCCTCTCGAGGCAGCCGCAAGAAGCGGTCGCCATGACGACGCTACCGTCCATCGGACGCGAATATAATTATAATGAAATCGCCATTATGACTCGTGCGGCCCCCGCCAGGCTTCTCGGCCTTAAGGACCGCGGCCACCTAGGCGAAGGCGGCCTCGCGGACATCGCGGTCTATTCGCCCGGCAAGGATTTGGCAAAAATGTTCCGGTTTGCCCATCTCGTTTTCAAGGATGGCGATCTTGTTGTGCGCAACGGGCGCGTCACCCATTATCGCTGGGGTAAGGCGCTCAAGGTCAACCCCGGTTATGACAAGGCCATCGATCGCCGTCTTGCCGTCTATTATGACCGGCACTTCGGCAATTCCCGCGACCTGTTTTCGGTGAAGGAGAATTTGCTTCCACATGCTGAGGGATTTCAGGAGGTCGCATGCGCCCGATGA
- a CDS encoding tungsten formylmethanofuran dehydrogenase, producing MSEARINGKPASLAAAAERAAEILSQARLPVIAGLGTDVAGARASILLAEKLRGAYDHMHSARIFADLDVMRQAGLMFTTPSEARLRADVLLFVGKDLTKVWPELMARLSPAEIPPFDLAQVPRNLLWVAPGRGGAKAVGLPIETLDTSDLHGALAGLRARVAGRAVNSAKGTLRKLDEFASVLKSARFGVAVWGGEELDRLSIEMLHGLITDLNKTIRFSALPLGGADNASGVVQTSGWMTGFPVRTSFGRGFPEHDTWRFDTTRMIESGEADAAVWISAYGGAAPPWKKNIPIVALASPHLALAREPRVFIKVGHPGIDHDAAEFARETNSIVARVASHPSQTPSVAAVVSQILKHLGGDATC from the coding sequence ATGAGTGAAGCACGGATCAACGGCAAGCCTGCTTCGCTTGCGGCTGCAGCCGAGCGCGCTGCGGAGATATTATCGCAAGCGCGCCTGCCGGTGATCGCTGGCCTCGGCACCGATGTGGCGGGCGCCCGCGCTTCCATTCTGCTCGCCGAAAAACTTCGTGGCGCCTACGATCATATGCATTCCGCGCGCATTTTCGCCGACCTCGACGTCATGCGCCAGGCGGGGCTGATGTTCACGACGCCGAGCGAAGCCCGCCTGCGCGCCGATGTCTTGCTTTTCGTCGGCAAGGATTTGACCAAAGTCTGGCCTGAGCTGATGGCTCGGCTGTCGCCTGCAGAAATCCCGCCCTTCGATCTTGCCCAAGTGCCGCGCAATCTCTTGTGGGTTGCACCGGGACGCGGCGGCGCGAAGGCTGTCGGGCTCCCGATCGAAACGCTGGACACTTCGGATCTCCATGGGGCGCTCGCGGGCTTGCGCGCCCGTGTTGCCGGGCGGGCGGTGAATAGTGCCAAAGGCACGCTCCGCAAGCTCGACGAATTCGCAAGCGTTCTCAAGAGTGCCCGGTTTGGTGTTGCCGTCTGGGGCGGTGAGGAGCTCGATCGCCTTTCGATCGAAATGTTGCACGGGCTCATTACCGATCTCAATAAAACGATTCGCTTTTCCGCCCTTCCTCTCGGCGGTGCCGATAATGCGTCCGGCGTCGTTCAAACCTCGGGCTGGATGACTGGATTTCCGGTGCGAACATCGTTCGGCCGCGGCTTTCCTGAGCATGACACATGGCGGTTCGACACGACCCGGATGATCGAGAGCGGTGAGGCCGACGCAGCTGTGTGGATCTCCGCCTACGGCGGTGCAGCACCGCCTTGGAAGAAAAATATTCCGATTGTCGCGCTTGCCTCTCCGCATCTCGCCTTGGCGAGGGAGCCGCGAGTATTCATCAAGGTTGGGCATCCTGGCATTGATCATGATGCGGCAGAATTCGCGCGGGAAACGAATTCGATTGTTGCCCGCGTCGCATCGCATCCAAGTCAGACACCTTCTGTGGCAGCCGTTGTCAGCCAAATTCTGAAGCACCTTGGGGGAGACGCCACATGCTGA
- the pabB gene encoding aminodeoxychorismate synthase component I, with product MHVIEIDFCDPAHAAHALRDLPFITFLDSSVTDRKLGRYSFIAADPFARFTADIAGKDWSARLKSQLAAYRMVSLPGLPPFQGGAAGLFSYELGSSLERLPAPRLNRLAFPDLSLGFYDVVVALDLIERRGFILSTGFPETGAPARERRAVERGRFFETRLVNAPPPSPASVISLDGWTSNFTRASYERMVHEVIERILSGDIFQANVAQRFEAPVPHGFDHFGFYNHLRKLNPAPFSAYLAHEGFTLASASPERFLRVEGDRVETRPIKGTRRRFADAILDAFQAQALTESRKDRAENVMIVDLLRNDLSKVCLPGSVQVPQLCGLETFASVHHLVSSVVGRLREGLGGVDVLAAAFPGGSVTGAPKVRAMEIITEMEGHARGPYCGAIGYIGFDGTMDTNIVIRTASFRGGSCVVQAGGGIVTASDPASEYDETLDKARAIFKAFGAKEFAK from the coding sequence ATGCATGTCATAGAAATTGATTTTTGTGACCCTGCGCACGCCGCCCACGCGCTACGCGATCTGCCTTTCATAACCTTTCTCGATAGTTCCGTGACCGACCGGAAGCTTGGCCGGTACAGTTTTATCGCGGCTGACCCATTCGCGCGTTTCACGGCGGACATCGCGGGCAAGGACTGGTCTGCACGGCTAAAATCGCAATTGGCAGCCTATCGAATGGTCTCCCTGCCGGGACTGCCGCCTTTTCAGGGGGGCGCCGCGGGCTTGTTCTCCTATGAACTTGGTAGCAGTTTGGAACGGCTTCCCGCGCCCAGACTGAATAGGCTCGCTTTCCCCGATCTTTCGCTCGGCTTTTACGACGTCGTCGTTGCCTTGGATTTGATCGAGCGGCGTGGCTTTATCCTCTCGACGGGTTTTCCCGAGACGGGCGCGCCAGCGCGTGAGCGCCGCGCGGTGGAGCGCGGCCGCTTCTTCGAGACACGGCTCGTGAATGCTCCACCGCCATCTCCTGCGTCCGTGATTTCGCTGGATGGCTGGACCAGCAATTTCACTCGGGCCAGCTATGAACGGATGGTCCACGAAGTCATCGAACGAATTCTGTCGGGTGACATTTTTCAAGCCAATGTGGCACAGCGGTTCGAAGCGCCCGTGCCACACGGCTTCGATCATTTTGGCTTTTACAACCACTTGCGAAAACTTAATCCCGCACCCTTCTCGGCTTATCTTGCGCATGAAGGATTCACCCTCGCTTCTGCCTCCCCCGAACGATTTTTAAGAGTGGAGGGCGATCGCGTTGAAACGCGGCCGATCAAGGGTACGCGGCGCCGCTTTGCCGATGCCATTCTCGACGCCTTCCAGGCGCAAGCGCTCACAGAAAGCCGCAAAGATCGCGCCGAAAACGTGATGATCGTCGATCTTCTGCGCAACGATCTTTCGAAAGTTTGCCTGCCGGGCTCGGTGCAAGTGCCGCAGCTTTGCGGTCTTGAAACCTTTGCCTCGGTTCATCATCTGGTTTCGTCCGTAGTGGGCCGTCTGCGTGAAGGACTTGGCGGAGTCGACGTTTTGGCTGCGGCCTTTCCGGGCGGCTCCGTGACCGGCGCGCCAAAAGTCCGGGCGATGGAAATCATCACCGAAATGGAGGGCCATGCGCGCGGCCCCTATTGCGGAGCGATCGGCTATATCGGGTTTGATGGTACGATGGACACCAACATTGTCATCCGCACCGCGAGCTTTCGCGGCGGCTCCTGCGTGGTGCAGGCAGGCGGCGGGATCGTCACCGCATCCGATCCGGCGTCCGAATATGATGAAACGCTGGATAAAGCGCGGGCGATATTCAAGGCCTTTGGCGCAAAGGAATTCGCCAAGTGA
- a CDS encoding aminodeoxychorismate/anthranilate synthase component II — protein sequence MILVIDNYDSFVHTVANYLRELGGTPEVIRNDAALPDEEPEAIVISPGPCTPDEAGVSMQLISEYSGRVPILGICLGHQCIGQVFGGRVTRAQRPMHGEASLVRHEASGILEGLPDPLSVGRYHSLIVEIEGRDGLLAPVAWSSEGEIMALRHRDHPTFGVQFHPESILTEHGHRMLRNFLGHIGRQ from the coding sequence GTGATTCTCGTCATCGACAATTATGATTCCTTCGTCCACACGGTTGCCAATTATCTCCGCGAGCTTGGAGGCACGCCCGAAGTCATCCGCAACGACGCGGCGTTGCCGGACGAGGAGCCCGAGGCCATCGTGATTTCGCCGGGGCCCTGCACGCCGGACGAGGCGGGCGTCTCGATGCAGCTCATTTCGGAATATTCCGGCCGCGTCCCGATTCTCGGAATTTGCCTTGGTCATCAATGTATTGGCCAGGTGTTCGGCGGCCGGGTTACCCGCGCCCAGCGCCCCATGCACGGCGAGGCAAGCCTTGTGCGTCACGAGGCCTCGGGCATTTTGGAAGGCTTGCCCGACCCGTTGAGTGTTGGCCGTTATCATTCCCTGATCGTCGAGATTGAAGGGCGCGACGGTTTGCTCGCCCCGGTTGCCTGGTCGAGCGAGGGCGAGATCATGGCTCTGCGGCACCGCGATCACCCAACGTTCGGCGTGCAATTTCATCCCGAGTCGATCCTCACGGAACACGGCCACCGGATGCTCCGCAATTTTCTTGGCCACATCGGGCGGCAATGA